The Caldisericia bacterium genome contains the following window.
AGATATATTTATTGAAAAAAGTGGCAATTTCTTTTTTCCTTCAAGAGAAAAGATAAAGCAAAAATTTGATACTGAAACTTCATTAATTACAACATCTGGAAGAAGTGAAAAATTTGAATATAATCTTCAGGCATTTTCAAGTGTTAGAGATTTTGGAATTTATATAAAATTTTTTATTAGATCAAAAGAGAGCACAAATTATAAAATTTATTTTCTTGCGAGACCTTTTAACCCAGAATCATTTATTCCTATAAAAAAACTTGAATTTAAAAATGAGAAACTTTATGTAAATGATAAAATATTTATAATTCCTATTACAGAAAATTATAAAAAAATTCTTTTTGATGAAGAAAGTGATATCTTAGATAATAAAGTTTTAGACAAAGAAAAATTAAATTCTAAATATGGAATGATAACTGGCGGAATTTATTATGAACTTGATATAAAAGAAAATGAAGAAAAAGAGTTAGAGATATTTTTACCTCAAGAGGATTTTTATAAGGTAAACAATTTTTATGAAGCACTTAATTTTAATAAAAAATTTTATGAAAAAGAAAAAGAGAATGAACTTAAAATTTCAACACCTGATGAAAAAATAAATGAGATTTTTAATGCAAACAAAATTTTTCTAAAAACTCTTATATCAGATTCAATAATTACTCCAGGACCATTAACTTATAAAAGATTTTGGTTTAGAGATAGTGCTTATATGATTTCAGCACTATCAAAAATTGGGGATTTTGAAAGAAGTAAAAAAATTTTAAAAGAATTTCCCAAAAAACAAAAAAGAAACGGTTATTTCTTATCACAAAATGGAGAGTGGGATTCAAATGGTCAGGCAATTTTTACTCTTGTTGAATATTACAGATTATCAAAAGATAAAGAATTTTTAAAAGAAATTTATAACTCAATTTATAAGGGTGCAGTTTGGATTGAGAAAAAAAGGAAGAGTTATAAAGAAAGTATAGGTCTTCTTCCTCCTGGATTTTCAGCAGAACATTTTGGTCCAAATGATTTTTATTATTACGATGACTATTTTGGTTTAAGAGGAATTTTTGATGCATCTTATGCATCAAAAGAAGTTAATTTAAAAGAAAATGAGGAACTTTTCCTATCTTTTTATAATGATTTCAAAAAAAGTGTAAGAGATGCTATTGATGATGATCAGAAAAGATTAAATAAAAAAATTGTTTTGGGCGCTTATGGAAGAAATATTGATGCTTCAATGATAGGAACTTTTACATCTATCTTTCCTTTAAGATTAGATTTATTAACAAAAGAAGAAATTTTAAACACATATGAAATTTTAAAACAAAGATTTTTTGAAAGAGGGTGTTTCTATCAAAACATAACTCATTCTGGAATAAACTTATATCTTACTCTTGAAATTGCAAATTCTCTTCTTTTTCTTGATGAATATGATGAAGCAAAAGAACTTTTTAAAAGCGTGATTAAACTTTTAAAACCCACTTTTACAGGACCTGAAGCAATAAATCCAAAAACACTTGGAGGATGTGAAGGAGATGGACATCATGGATGGCTTGTTGCAGAAATATTACATTTTATTAGAAACTCCTTAGTTTATGAAAAAGGGAATGACTTAATAATTTTCTCTGGTGCATTTTCAGATTGGTTTGAAGATGGAAATTATATATCATTTATAGATGGACCAACTCATTTTGGAAAACTATCATTCAATGCAAAAATTAAAGAGAAAATAATTGAATTGGATATTTTAACAAATCTTAGCAATGAATTAGAAAATTTAATTATTATTCTACCATTTGAAGTTGAAAGAGTAATTGAAGGAGATTTTAAAAGAAAAGATAAAAATAAACTAATTTTTAGTCCATTAACGAAAAAAATTATAATTGAAAGGAGGTAATTTAAATTGAGGTTTTTTGAGAAAATTGGTTTAGAAGAAGTTTATTCATTTAAAAGGGGAGTTCTTGCTCTTTTTGTTTTACTTCTTTTAACAGGAATTATACTTTATGCAGATCAAAATGTTATGTCTCCAAGTATAGAATTTATAGAAAAGGAATTTCGTATAGGAGATAGAGAAATTGGAATTGTTGGTTCTGCTTTTACACTTGTTGCTGCAGTAATAACTCTTCTCTGGGGTTATCTTACCGATAAATTTTCAAGAAAAACTTTACTCGTTATTGCAATTCTCCTTGGAGAAATTCCATGTTTTCTTACTGCATTTGCAAGAAATTATACTGAATTACTTATTTTAAGAGTTTTAACTGGAATTGGAATAGGAGGAACTGTTCCTATTGCTTTTTCTCTTGTTGGAGACCTTTTTACAGAAAAAGAAAGACCTCGTGCACAAGCATGGTATGATGCAATAACAGCAATTGGAGTAATTATTGGTATGGTTGCTGCAGGTTTTGTTGCACCAGTTTATGGTTGGAGATTACCTTTTATTCTTGTTTCCTTTCCAAATTTCTTTTTTGCTTTAGGTATGATAATTTTTGGAAGAGAACCAGAAAGAGGAGCAGGTGAGCAAGAAATAAAAGATTTAGTTCTTGGTGGTAAAAAATATAAAGGAACTCTTACTCTAAAAGATTATATTAGTTTAATTAAAATTCCAACTAATGTTTGGCTTTTTATTCAAGGTATTCCAGGAACTGTTGCTTGGGGAATAATTCCATTTTATTTAATAACTTTTTATTATAGACATAAAAATTATCCAATCCAACTTGGCACTGTTCTTTTAATCATATTAGGTTTAGGAACAATTGTTGGAAAGTTTTTTGGTGGATATATTGGAAATAAACTTTATCTTAAGAAAAGAGCTTATCTTCCAATTTTATGTGGTCTTTCTCAATTAATTGGAGTTATACCTGTTTTAATTACACTTTTCTGGCCTGGAAAAGCAAATCCAACATTTATTGATGTTTTGCCTCCAAGTATATTTGGGTTTCTTGGAGCATTCTTTATTTCATTTGCAGGACCCAATGTTAAAGCAATGCTTATGAATGTAAATGTTCCAGAACACAGAGGTGCAATTTCATCAATATTTAATTTAACAGATTCAATAGGAGCAGGTTTTGGACCATTTGTTGGTGGATTAATATCATCAATATCTTCTCTTGATACTGCAATGAAAGTATCTGCATTGTTTTGGATTCCATGTGGCTTACTTTTCTTTGTTGTTGCAATTTTTATCCACAATGATGTTGAAAAAGTTAGAAGAAAAATGGAATCTGTAAGAGAAGAAATGATAAAAAATGAATGAATTTGAAGTTTCTTTTGAAAATATTGAAATAGAAAGTGAAAAAAATTTTGAATCTTTAAAAAAAGAACTATTTGAATTTAAAATAAATTCCCCAACAGAAATAATTTTTCATCCAAAAGAAAATATTTATATCAAAAATTTATCTTTAATATATTCTTTAAAAAAACCTAAAAATTTTCTTATTTTTAGAAATGGATTTCAATCTTGGTCTCCATCTTATTTTTTTAAAAATGAAATTAAAGAGAAAACTCCGATTCTTAAAATTTTAAAATACCACTATCTTGATCCTGAAAATTTATCACCTAATTATAGTTTTAACTTTATAGTTCTAAAAGGAGATTACAATTACTTATATTTAATTAATGATAATTCAGATTTCTTTGTATATTTTGTTTTATATAAAGATAAATTAAAAGTTACTTTTGAAATTGATAAACTATTAAAAGAACCTATAATATTAAAAATAAAAATCTTTGAAGTAAAGAAGCCAATTTTTGAACAGAATTTTAATAAAAAAATTTATGGATGGACCTCTTGGTATTATTACTATAGAAATATAAATAAAGACGAAATTTTTAAAAATATTGAAGCTATTGATAGAATTCCTTTTAAAATTAATTATTTTCAAATTGACGATGGTTGGCAAGAAAGCATTGGTGATTGGAAAGAAAATGAAAAATTTAAAGGTTCACTTGAAGAAATCTCACATAAATTAATTGAAAAAAATATTTTACCTGGTATTTGGCTTGCACCTTTTATTGTTGAAAAAAATTCTTCAATTTTTAAAAGGAGAAAAGATTTACTTTTAAAAAATAAAAGAGGTGAGATTTTTCCTTGTGGATATAACCCTTTATGGAGTGGATACTTTTACCCACTTAATATTGAAAATGAGGAAGTAAAAGATAAAATATTGAATATTCTTCATAATTTAAGAGAAATTGGTTTTAGACTTTTTAAACTCGATTTTCTTTACGCAGGATTTATAAAAGGAGAAACAAAAATTTCAAGATATGAAAAATTTATTAATTTTATGAAAGATATAAGAGAGGTTTTAAAAGATTCAATTATTCTTGGATGTGGTGCACCTTATATACTAAAAGAGGGAGTTTTTGATATTTTAAGAATTGGTCCTGATACAATGGATGGTTGGAAAAACTCTTTATTAAGATTATTAGGTTTTGAAGGAAGAGTTGAAGCGTATAACTCACTAAGAAATACACTTTTAAGAAATATTTTTTCTCCTCAAAAATTTCTTTTTGATCCAGATGTTATTTTTTTAAAACCAAAAAAATTAAATGATTTTGAAAAAGAGACTATAATTTTAGTTAATTATTTACTCTCAAACTTTATTTTCTTTTCAGATCCTATTTATAACTTAAATAGTGATGATTTTATTCTAATAGAAAAATTAAGAGAAATAGGGAGTTATTTTATTTATGATTTTTATTTTGAAGATGAACTTTATAAGTATAGTTTTAAAGGAGAAAATTTTAATTTTTCATTATTTGTAAATTTATCAGATAAAGTTAAAAAAGTGGAAAAAGGAAAAGATGAATTAATTAAAAAGAGAGATGATAATTTAATATACCCACATGAGTCAAGGATTTTTATTATATGATTTTAAT
Protein-coding sequences here:
- a CDS encoding alpha-galactosidase, which codes for MNEFEVSFENIEIESEKNFESLKKELFEFKINSPTEIIFHPKENIYIKNLSLIYSLKKPKNFLIFRNGFQSWSPSYFFKNEIKEKTPILKILKYHYLDPENLSPNYSFNFIVLKGDYNYLYLINDNSDFFVYFVLYKDKLKVTFEIDKLLKEPIILKIKIFEVKKPIFEQNFNKKIYGWTSWYYYYRNINKDEIFKNIEAIDRIPFKINYFQIDDGWQESIGDWKENEKFKGSLEEISHKLIEKNILPGIWLAPFIVEKNSSIFKRRKDLLLKNKRGEIFPCGYNPLWSGYFYPLNIENEEVKDKILNILHNLREIGFRLFKLDFLYAGFIKGETKISRYEKFINFMKDIREVLKDSIILGCGAPYILKEGVFDILRIGPDTMDGWKNSLLRLLGFEGRVEAYNSLRNTLLRNIFSPQKFLFDPDVIFLKPKKLNDFEKETIILVNYLLSNFIFFSDPIYNLNSDDFILIEKLREIGSYFIYDFYFEDELYKYSFKGENFNFSLFVNLSDKVKKVEKGKDELIKKRDDNLIYPHESRIFII
- a CDS encoding MFS transporter yields the protein MRFFEKIGLEEVYSFKRGVLALFVLLLLTGIILYADQNVMSPSIEFIEKEFRIGDREIGIVGSAFTLVAAVITLLWGYLTDKFSRKTLLVIAILLGEIPCFLTAFARNYTELLILRVLTGIGIGGTVPIAFSLVGDLFTEKERPRAQAWYDAITAIGVIIGMVAAGFVAPVYGWRLPFILVSFPNFFFALGMIIFGREPERGAGEQEIKDLVLGGKKYKGTLTLKDYISLIKIPTNVWLFIQGIPGTVAWGIIPFYLITFYYRHKNYPIQLGTVLLIILGLGTIVGKFFGGYIGNKLYLKKRAYLPILCGLSQLIGVIPVLITLFWPGKANPTFIDVLPPSIFGFLGAFFISFAGPNVKAMLMNVNVPEHRGAISSIFNLTDSIGAGFGPFVGGLISSISSLDTAMKVSALFWIPCGLLFFVVAIFIHNDVEKVRRKMESVREEMIKNE